DNA sequence from the Sulfurimonas sp. HSL3-1 genome:
CTGCTGAGTGCCTATGACTCCGTCAAGCGCCTCAGCGAAAACAACTTCTCCGACGGCGGGATGTTCCTGGAAAAATACGTCGCACATGCTCGCCACATCGAAGTGCAGGTCTTCGGGGACGGTGAGGGCTTCGTGGCGACCCTGGGCGACCGCGACTGTTCCGTCCAGCGCCGCAACCAGAAGGTGATCGAGGAGACTCCGGCCCCTTTGATCTCGGATGAGACGCGCGAAGCGCTCTACACGGCCGCCAGAGACCTGACGGCTTCCGTCGCCTACCGCTCCGCCGGGACGGTCGAGTTCGTCTACGACACTGACAGCGGCGCGTTCTATTTCCTTGAGGTCAATACCCGCCTGCAGGTCGAGCACGGCATTACCGAAGAGGTGACAGGTGTCGACCTCGTCGAATGGATGATCCGCACGGCCGCCGGCGAGAACCCGGCGCTTTACAACTACGTCCACGCCCCGCAGGGCCACGCCATCCAGGTGCGTGTCTACGCCGAAGACCCGATGAAAAACTTCCAGCCCAGCTCAGGGGTCCTGACGAACGTCGCCTTCGCCGATGGGATCCGCTGCGACACCTTCATTGAAACGGGCCTCGAGGTTTCATCCTTCTACGACCCGATGATCGCCAAGCTCATCGTCAAGGGCAGCGACCGCAGCGACGCGCTTGCCAAGATCGGCAGCGCCATCGCACAGACCCGCATCGACGGCATCGAGACGAACCTCCGCTACCTCGGGGCCATCGTCGCCTCCGATGTTTTCGAACAGGGCAAACAGACGACGAAGTACCTTGACGGCTTCAGCTTTACGCCAAACAGTATCGACGTGCTGCGCCCGGGAACACAGACGACGATCCAGGACTACCCGGGCCGCAGCGGCTACTGGGACATCGGCGTTCCGCCGTCAGGTCCTTTCGACGGCTTCAGCTTCCGCTATGCCAACCGCCTCGTGGGTAACAGCGAAGCGGCGGCGGGCCTCGAGATTGCCATCGCCGGGCCGACGCTGCGCTTCAATACCGACAGCGTCGTCGCGCTCTGCGGCGCGCAGATTGACGCCTCTATAGACAACGAGCCGGTGGGCATGAACGAAGCGCTTGCGGTCAAGGCCGGCAGCGTGCTTAAACTGAAAAAGATCCATAACGAGGGGTTTAGAACCTACCTCGCCGTCCGCGGCGGATTCGATGTCCCCGAGTACCTCGGCAGCCGCTCGACCTTTACACTGGGTCAGTTCGGCGGCCATGCAGGGCGCACCCTTGTTCCCGGCGACGTCCTGCACATCGACACGATGACGGAGAACGACGCCGCAACCGTACCGGCTACGCCGCGCCACGGATATGAGAACCGCTGGGAGATCGGCGTGCTTTACGGACCGCACGGCGCCCCGGATTTCTTCACCGACGAGGACATCGAGACCTTCTTCAAGACGGAGTGGGAGATCCACTACAACTCCAACCGCACCGGCGTACGCCTGATCGGCCCCAAACCGCAGTGGGCGCGTACGGACGGCGGCGAAGCGGGGCTGCATCCCTCCAACATCCATGATAACGCCTACGCGATCGGCGCCGTGGACTTTACCGGCGACATGCCGGTCATCCTCGGCCCCGACGGTCCGAGCCTCGGCGGTTTCGTCTGCCCGGTCACCATCGTCAGTGCCGAGCTGTGGAAGATGGGCCAGCTTCGCGCGGGGGACAAAGTGAAATTCGTCCCGGTGGAGCATGATACGGCGATGGAGATGCTCAAAGCGCAGGAGGAGGCGATCGCTACGCTCTGCACCTATGACGAGCGTCCTTTCCTCGACCCCAAACCGATCGGTTCGCCGATCCTTTTCGCCGATGAAGCGAAGGGAGACCTTCCAGCGATGGTTATCCGCCAGTCCGGTGACGCGAACCTCCTCGTCGAGTACGGCGAGATGCAGCTTGACATCGAACTGCGCTTCCGCGCCCACGTGCTGATGGAGGCGATGAAAGAAGAGTCCTTCGAGGGCGTCACGGACATCACCCCGGGTATCCGCTCGCTGCAGGTGCATTTCGACCCGAAAGCCTGCGACCGCGCGGCGCTGATCGAGCGCCTGAAAGAGATCGAGCTGACCCTGCCGTCCATCGACGACATCGAGGTACCGGCCCGCGTCGTACACCTGCCACTCTCCTGGGACGACGAGTCGACCCGCGTCGCCATCGACAAGTATATGAAAACGGTCCGTCCCGATGCACCGTGGTGTCCTTCGAACATCGAGTTCATCCGTCGCATTAACGGTCTGGACTCCATCGACGAGGTCAAGAAGATCGTCTTCGGTGCCAACTACCTCGTCATGGGGCTGGGGGACGTCTACCTCGGTGCGCCGGTTGCGACACCGCTCGACCCGCGCCACCGCCTGGTCACGACCAAATACAACCCGGCGCGGACCTGGACCCCGGAAAACGCCGTCGGCATCGGCGGGGCCTATATGTGTGTCTACGGCATGGAAGGTCCCGGCGGCTACCAGTTCGTCGGTAGGACGGTGCAGATGTGGAACCGCCACCGTCAGACGGCGGATTTTAAAGAGGGCAAGCCGTGGCTGCTGCGCTTCTTCGACCAGATCAAGTTCTACGAGGTCAGCGCCGAGGAGCTGCACAAGATGCGCGAGGATTTCCCCCGCGGCCGCATGAAGCTCGAAGTCGAAGAGACGACTTTCAGCCTCAAAGCGTACAAGGATTTCCTGAGCGAGAACGAGGCGAGTATCAAAGCCTTCAAAACGACGCAGCAGAACGCCTTTGACGAAGAGCGCGCCATGTGGGAACGCACGGGCTTGGCGAACTTCACCAGCGAGAGCGGCGAAGTGAAAGCGGAGACGATGGAGGTGATCGCGCTTGGCGAACACGACGAAGCGGTCGAATCCCCGGTACAGGGAAGCCTCTGGAAGGTGATGGCGAAACTCGGCGACACGGTCGAAGAGGGCGAAGTACTGGCCATCGCCGAATCGATGAAGATGGAAGTCGACATTGAAGCCCCCGAAGCGGGCAAGATCGTCAAGGTGCTCTGCCACGAGGGCGAGAGCGTGCACGCGGGCAAGATGCTCTTCGTCATCGAACCGCAGGAGTAGGATGGATCATGGAACTGCAGCGTTATAAAACCATGTGGGGCTTTACGGGGGATTTCGAAACCGCCTGTGCCGAAGCCCTTGCGGCGGGGTTCGATGGGATCGAAGGGCCGGCACCCGAATCCTCCTCCCAGCGTGCCTACTGGAAAGCGTGTCTTGAAAAGTACGGCCTGCACTATATCGCCGAGGCGGTAACCGGGGGCGATTACGTCCCGCGTCGTGATCTCGGTGTCGAGGGGCACCTGGATGACCTCAACGCGATTCTCGCGCGGAGTGCGGAACTCTCCCCGCGCTTTGTGACCTGCATCGGCGGGCTGGACGCCTGGAGTGAGGCGGAGAGCCTGCGCTTTTTCAAAGAGGGGATGAAACTGGCGGAGCGCTACGGCCTGCAGATCAGTTTTGAGACCCACCGCAGCCGCAGCCTCTTCAACCCTTGGGTGACGCGCCGGATCGTTGAAGCGTTGCCGGCGATCTCCCTGACGGCCGATATCAGCCACTGGTGCGTCGTCTGCGAACGGCAGATGGACAGCGAACGCGAGACCATCGAGGCGATCGCGCCGAACGTGAAACATATCCATGCCCGCGTCGGTTACGACCAGGGGCCGCAGGTCCCGCACCCGGCGGCACCGGAGTATGCCTATGCCCTGGAGGCGCACCAGGCGGCCTGGGAACGTTTCTGGGAAGCGCAGTACCACCGCGGCTTCGCGATATCGACGATGACGCCGGAGTTCGGCCCCGACGGCTATCTGCATACGCTCCCCTTCACCCAGGCCCCGGTGGCCGATCTGTGGGAACTCAACCAGTGGATGGGCGACACGGAACGGCTCCATTTTCAGCGCCATATGGCAAAGGCGGCGGCATGAGATCGCACCTGCCTGTCGTCGTGCTGCTCGGCGCGTCGGTCCTTTGGGGGCTTACCTGGCTGCCGCTCAAACAGATCAATAGCATGGGCATAGACGGCATCGCACTGACGATGGGGGCCTACGGCATCCTTGCCCTCCTGCTGACGCCGGTGCTCATGGCGCAATTTTCGCAGTGGCGCGAACATAAGCGGGCGATGGGAATGATCCTGCTTTTCGGCGGGGGTGCGAACCTTGCGTTTACCTATGCCCTGATCAACGGCGAGGTGATCCGCGTCATGGTGCTCTTCTACCTGCTGCCCGTCTGGGGCGTGCTCGGCGGGAAGTTCTTCCTGCGTGAAGGCGTCGATCTCTGGCGCTGGCTCGGTGCCGCCCTGGCGGTCACGGGTGCCTTTGTCATTCTCGGCGGTTTCGACGCCCTCAGCGGTGCCCCGTCATGGATCGACCTGATCGCGCTGCTTTCGGGCTTGCTCTTCGCGATGAACAACCTGGTTTTCCGCGCGGCGGCAGCGGTCCCGGTCGCATCGAAGATCACGGTGATGTTCTACGGCTGCCTGATCCTGGCCGGTGCACTGCTCGGACTGGGCGTGGAACAGCTCCCCTATGACGCAGCTCCCGAAGCGTGGTTTGCCCTCGCGGCTTACGCGTTGCTGTGGCTGCTGCTGGCCAACATCGGTTCCCAGTGGGGCGTGACGCATATGGAAGCGGGGCGCTCCTCCATCATCATTATCATGGAGCTGATCACCGCCGTTATCTCCGCGACGCTGATCGCGGGAGAGCGCATGGACGCCATGGAGATGATCGGCGGCGTGCTGATCCTCGCGGCGGCGCTGATCGAGGCGCTGCGTACCAAAGAGGACGATCTCCCCGAGACGACGATATAAAAAGGAATAGATTATGACGATTTCACAACTTTTGAACGACTATAAAAACGGGACAACAACACCGCGCGACGTCATGGCGAATATCCGTGCGCAGATCGCGGAACATGCGGAAAACCCTATTTTCATCCACGCGCTGAGCGAAGCGGAACTTGAACCGTACCTGCAGCGTCTCGAAGGGGTAAGCCCCGATGCCCTGCCGCTCTACGGCATCCCTTTTGCGATCAAGGACAATATCGACCTCGCCGGTATCCCGACGACGGCCGCCTGTCCGGCATTCAGCTACATTCCGGAAGCCTCCGCTTTCGTCGTCGCGCAGCTGATCGAAGCGGGGGCGATTCCCGTCGGCAAGACGAACCTCGACCAGTTCGCGACGGGGCTTGTCGGGACGCGTTCACCCTATGGCGCCTGCCGCAACAGCATCGACCCCGCCTACATCTCCGGCGGTTCCAGTTCGGGGAGCGCCATCAGCGTCGCCCTGGAGATGGCGGCCTTCTCTCTGGGGACGGATACGGCGGGATCGGGACGCGTTCCGGCGGCCTTTAACAACCTTGTGGGCGTCAAGCCCTCCAAGGGGGTATTAAGCACCTCCGGTGTCGTGCCGGCGTGCCGCAGCCTCGACTGCGTCTCCATCTTTGCCCTCAACACCGAGGACGCCAAAGCGGTCTTTGACATCGCATGCGCTTTTGACGCCGCGGACCCCTACAGCCGCAAGATGCCGAAGACAGGAGGTACAGCGGAAAAAACGATGCGCTTTGCCGTACCGCTGCCGTCGCAGCTGAAGTTCTTCGGGGACAGCGAGGCGGAGGCGCTCTTCAACGCGGCGGTAGCCCGCTTCGAATCCATGGGGTATACGGCGGTCGAAACGGATTTCTCACCGATGCTCGACGCGGCGAACCTGCTCTATTCGGGTCCCTGGGTCGCCGAACGCTATATCGCGACGAAACAGATTATGGACGAAACGCCCGAGCAGGTATTGGACGTCACCCGTTCGATCATCGAACAGGGACGTGACAAGAGTGCAGAGGCGTATTTCAATGCCGAATACCGTCTCAAAGCCTACAAGCGCCACTCCGAACAGATGCTCGAGGGGACGGATTTCGCCCTGACTCCGACGACGGGGACCATTTACACCATCGAGGCGGTCAACGCCGACCCGGTGCAGCTGAACACGAACCTCGGCTACTACACCAATTTTATGAACCTGCTTGACTTCGCCGCCTACGCGGTACCGGCCGGCTTCCGCCCCAACGGGCTCCCCTTCGGCGTCACGCTCTTCGGCGACGCCTTTGAAGACCGCCGTCTGATGGACGTCGGCGAAGCTTTTGTTGCGGAGGCACCCCGTGGCTAAGACGATCGAGATCGCCGTCTGCGGCGCGCACATGCGTGGTCTGCCGCTCAACCACCAGTTGACGGAGCTGGACGCAACCTTTGTGACGGCGACAAGCACGGTAAAAGGGTACCGCCTCTTTGATGTGCCGGAGAAAGTGCCGCCGCGGCCGGGGATGGTCCGCGACAGTGAGGCACAGAGCAGCGTCACCCTTGAAGTGTGGTCGATGCCGCTGGAGCATTTCGGCGCGTTTATGGTCCAGATCGCTTCGCCGCTCTGTATCGGCACCGTGCAGCTCGAAGACGGCAGCGACGTATACGGCTTCTTGTGCGAGGCCGATGCGCTCAAAGGTGCCGAAGAGATCACTGCCTTCGGCGGCTGGCGGGAGTACCTCGCTTCAACGCCGCGCTGACGCTTCTTTTCAGCAGAAGACAAAACCAACTTTTTGGAGGTGGAAAAAATGAGATGAATAGAATTTGTCCTATGCATGATTAAAAAATAAACAATATAGCGGTTTAAAAATGTTAGACCGTTGGTAAAGTACTAAAGACATAAAGCAAGTCTATCTACCGATAAGGAAACATAATGAAAATGACAAAAATGAGTTTGATGGCGGCACTGCTCCTGGGAAGCAGCGCTTTTGCATTTGAAAATACAGAAGTCGGCGGTGATGCCCGTTTCTTCTACTCTACATTTGACGGTCACGGTGCCGACCTTTTCGGCAAAGCGAGCAGCACGGCCGATTTCGGTGCACGCCTGAGCATTACAACGGATATCGATGAGATCCTCTCTGCCGGCGTAACAGGTTACGCTGTCAGTACGCTTGGCCTTGACAAAGAGATTGCCAATAACGTATGGTCCGGTGCGCATCTTGATACTGCGACAGGTGACTTCTATACGACGACCGGTTGGATCGGCGAAGCGTGGCTCTCTGCAAAACTGGGTAACACCGTTGTCAAAGGCGGTCGTATGGAACTCGACACGCCGCTGCTCTTTACGGAAACGTGGGGCATTACAGCAAACAACTTTGAAGCGGCGACGGTTACCAATACGGATATCCCGGATACGACGCTTGTCGGTGCATGGGTTGCAACCGGAAACGGCTACTCCCAGTTCCTGCTGACAGACACGAAGGGTAACTTCTCCACTATCGGCGACCAGGGTGCGATCGCCGTCGGTGCCATCAACAACTCTTTTGAACCGCTGACGGCGCAGGCGTGGTACTATGAGCTGCCTGATACGGCGACGGCCTACTGGCTCGAAGCAGACCTCTCCATGGCAGGTGTTGTCGCAGGTCTCCAGTACGCGGACATGAACCCGAACGAGCTCATCTCTGCAGCGGACGACTCCACGGCGTTTGCGGCAAAACTGGGTTACGAAGGGATTGAGAACCTCGGTATCTACGCTTCCTACTCCACAACGGATAAAGACGGTGACATGTACATCGGTAATATCGCAACCACACCGGGCGAAGGCTGGGGTATGCAGTCCAAGCTCTACACGGAAGCATGGTGGAACTTCGGTTATGTCGGCCTGCCGGGTACGGATGCCTACAACGTCACGGCGACATACAGCATTCCTGAAATGGCTGATCTCGGACTCTTCTACACCAACATCGACACAGATGGTGGCTTTGGTCCGGCTTATTTCAAAAACACGGTGAGCGAAGTAACCTTTACGGCTGCCAAATCATTCGGCAAGCTTGATGCGCTGTTCGCATACATCTATGCGGATGACGACGCCATTAACAACGGCGACGCTTACAACACGCTGCAGCTCTACCTCGTCTACAACTTCTAATTGAAGCCGTAGATGCGCGCCGACGCGCGACACACTACTTTTGCCCGGGAGCCTTCATTCTCCTCTTCCGGGCGCCTTCTCCTATCCCTTTTTCAAGACCACAGAAACATCGCCGAAGAGACGCCGAGTATCTCCGCCTCGAAAACGCTGTCGCAGGCTCGTCCCGTCGCGCCGTAACAGACATGCAGCGGCAGGAGATGTTCCGCCCTGGGGTGGCAGTATCTGGCGTAGGGGGCATGCTCCCAGTTGATCAGCCGTTCGCTGCGTTCGCTCTCGATCAGCGCTTTGTCCGAACAGGTCTTGATGAGCCAGCGCTTGAAGGCGTCGTTCTTATCCGTACGTTCCCGGGAGGGTGTAAAGAAGGCGTTCATATTGTGAAAAGAGAAGCCCGAGCCGATCACGAGGATGTTGTCGTGCGAGAGCGATGCCAGCGCCTCGCCCATGTGCAGATGCGCGGCCGGCTCCAGGCCCTTGACGAGCGAGAGCTGTATGCAGGGAATGTCCGCATCGGGATACATGATCTTGAGGGGGACGAACAGCCCGTGGTCGAAGCCGCGATCGTCGTCCAGGATCGATTCGATCCCGTGCTGTTGGAGGCTCCAGTGCAGCTCATCCGCCAGGGCCGGCGCACCGGGAGCGGGGTAGGTGATGTCGTAGGCTTCGTCGGGGAATCCGTAGTAGTCGTAGATGAGCTCCGGTGTGCTGCCATGGGTGATCGTCGGGGTGATTGTTTCCCAATGGGCGCTGACGACAATGATGGCCGAGGGTTTTGCGATCATCGCAGCGATCCGCTTCAGGGTGATTACCATCTCGTCGTGACCCCTGTCTCCCAGCAGCGGCATCGGCCCACCGCCGTGGGAGAGGTAGAGGACACGCATATGCTTGGAGTCATTTAGGGCCATTGTGCGCTCCTTTTTATCCCGCTTGGTGATGCAGTTGGTGATTTCATTATAACGCGGAGGAAGGCGCGACAGTTTAATCGGGCGGACTAGCGCGGAGCGTTCAGTCGCCGTTTAACAGCTCAGGCGCATAATGAAGTATTATTGTGCAAAAAGGAGAACGACGCATACACCGTATCGGCATGCGCGGCAGAAACAGGCAGCCGCAAGGAGGCCGCATGAAACGCATTGTGAACCAGTTCCGGCAGCACCGGCATGCGATCGAAATGTTTTTGCGCAACAGGGTAGAGGATGACCGTTTCAATTTTGAGGACGAAGCCGGAATACGCACTGCCTTCAGCCATCTGCCTTTTTTGCAGATGATCTATCTGATCGGACCCGACCTCAAACAGACGAGCCCGAACTACTACCGGCGGGGCAGGGATGTGACGCGCGTCGGCACGGATAAAAGCCACTACTTTGCCAATATCAATTTGGAGAACTTCAGTACCTACATGACCAGCCCCTATATTCACCACATCACCGGTGATTCCAGCGTGACGCTCGTGACAGCGGACGGGGAGGGGGGCTTCGTCGTTTTCGACTTCAACCTGCTCAAACTGCTCGAGGCGCTGCGCCTGATCGAACACAACTCCCGCTTTGAGCGTTTCAAACTGATCGTCTATGCCCTGGGCGGATCCACCCTGGTCGCTGTCTCGCTTTTCCTGATCCTCTACGGTGCGTATACGTTCGCCTATGTCTTCTTCCATACCGCCGACGCCATGCTGCACGAGGTTTTCAAAGCGATCATCGCCATTACCCTGGGGATGGCCATTTTCGACCTGGCCAAAACGATTCTTGAGAACGAGGTGATGTATAAAAACGCCGGTCGGCAGCGGGAAGGACAGTATGCGCTGCTGGGCAAGTTCCTCGTCTCCATCATCATCGCCCTCTCCATCGAGTCGCTGATGGTCGTCTTCAAGATTACGCTGGGAGACTATACGGGGATGGGGTACGGTTTTCTGCTGCTGTTGGGCGTGACGCTGATGATCGTCGGGCTCGGGTGGTTTGACTACCTGACGACGCGCAGAGTATTGGATGAGGATAAGTAGAAACTTACCCCTCGCGTTTGCGGTAGAACTCGGCTTTGAAATCGCTCCAACGCCCTTCGAGGATCGCTTCGCGCGCCTGGCGCATCAGATTCAGGTAGTAGTGCAGGTTGTGGATGGAGGCGAGGCGGAAGTAGGTGAGCTCCTTCGCGCGGTAGAGATGGTTAAGATAGGCGCGGCTGTAGCGGCGGCAGGTGTAGCAGTCGCACGCGTCGTCGACGGGCGCTTCGTCGTATTTGTACCGGGCAGCCTTGATGTTGATCTTGCCGAAGCTGGTAAAGAGCGTCGCGTTGCGGGCGTTGCGCGTCGGCATGACGCAGTCGAACATGTCGACGCCGCGGTCGATGTTCTCGATCAGGTCCTCGGGCGTCCCGACGCCCATCAGGTAACGGGGCTTGTCCGTGGGCATGTACTGGAGAGTATGCGCGACGGTGTCGTACATGTCCGCGTTGCTCTCGCCGACGGAGAGGCCGCCGATGGCGAAGCCGTCATAGTCGAGGGCGCAGAGTTCCGTCGCGGATTTGGCGCGGAACTCCTTGTCGATGCCGCCCTGGATGATGGCGAAGATGTTCTGGTTGACGCCGATACCCTCTTGCTGTTTTCGGCGGTGGTAGTCGATGGACTGCTTCGCCCACTGGGTCGTGCGGTCGATGGAGAGGGCGATGCGTTCGCGGGTGGCGGGCAGGGCGACGAGGTCGTCCAGGATCATCATGATGTCGCTGCCGAGGTTGTATTGGATGTCGAGTACCTTCTCGGGGGTAAAGTAGTGCTTGGAGCCGTCGATGTGGCTGCGGAACTCGATGCCGTTCGCGTCGGCCTTTGAGATGTCGCTGAGGCTGAAGGCCTGGAAACCGCCGCTGTCGGTGAGGAAGCTGTTGGGGTAGGTCGTGAATTTATGCAGACCGCCGAGTTTCGCGACGCTGTCGTCGCCCGGGCGCAGGTACATGTGATAGGTATTGGCGAGGATGATCTTGGCGCCTAAAAGTTCGGCCATATCCTGCATGTCAAGGGATTTGACGCTGCCGACGGTTCCCACGGGCATGAAGACCGGGGTCTGGATGGTGGAGTGGGCCGTCTCAATGGTGGCGGCCCGGGCGTTTCCGCTGGTCGCTTCGAGGGTAAATGTCATGGGCTTCTCTATGGCAATGTAAGTGCGGAATTGTAACGCAAACCCCCTAAACACGCAGTTATGCTACAATGTCTCCCGATAATAGACAGGCCGTGCCACGCTCATCCCGGCACCGGGCCTCCACTGCAGACGAAAGAAGGTATTCGCACCGCTACGGGCCCCTGTGCCCGTGTCGCGACATTGGACCATGAAAAAAATTCTCATCATCACGGATTGCACGATCGGCGAGCATCTCGTCGAGCGTGCCATCGAAGCCTATTCCAAAGACAATCTTTACTACGTCATCCAGATGAAGGAGCGCAGTTACGAGAATGCCGGTCCGGACCGCTTCAAATTCTTTACCTTCGACCCGACGAGCCGTTACAAGCTCAGCAACGTATTGAAGATGGAGTTCGTGCAGATCATGCTGGTGATGAGCAGCCGCGCGGACGCCGTGAATACCCTTGAGAACATCCGGGCCGACAAGCCCTCCGTCCGCGTCATCATGCTGGACCAGTGGGACCTCAAAATCGACGACCCGAACACGCTCACCATCGACGTCAACGACCAGCTCTCCGCCCGCCTCATCGATTATCTCCCCAACGTCCCCGTGATCGCCCAGAACGTCGGGCTCGGCGAAGGGGAGGTGATGGAGGTGCTGGTCCCATTCGGCAGCGCCTATGTCTACCGCCATGTCGGTGCCATCGAGCAGTCGCAGTGGCGCATTGCCGGCATCTACCGCGACCAGCGGCTGATCCTGCCGACCGAACGGACCCTGATACACCCCAACGACCTGCTGCTCCTTGTCGGCGAACCGGACGTACTGATCTCCATCTACCGATCTTTCAAGCGGGAACTGGGGCACTTTCCCGCCCCCTACGGCAGCTCAATTTACCTCTTTTTCGACATGGATGTGGACCGCGCGGAGGATATCGTCCCGATGCTGCGCAAAACCCTTTACGTGCAGGAGCGCCTCCGCCGCAAGCTCTACATCCGTGTCACCAACCCCGGCGACCTGGACGTGCTGCGCGAAATCAAGGCTATGCGCTCTTCGGATGTCGAGGTGATGATCGACTATGACCGCCGGGGCGAGGTCTACCTGCTCAGTAATGACAAACGCCATGTCCATGCGGGCTTCATTATCGTTTCACGGAAGCTTTTCGGGATCGACGCCGTGCGCAAAGTGCTCTACGATCTCAAGGTCCCGGTGCTGAAAATGGCCTCAGGACAGATGCACAACGTCAAACGCGCGGTCATGCTGCTCTCCGAGTCCGAGGATGTCGAGAAGATCACCACCACGATGTTCGATATGGCGTCGCAGATGGAGTGGATGATCGAGCTGCTGGAGTACCAGCAGGACGACAACAGCTTCAAAGAGCAGGTGGAGCAGTACTACCAGAACCTCTCCGCGATCTTCTCACAGTCCGTCTCCATCCGCAAAAGTACGGACAACCCACTGCGCATGCTCAAAAAAGAGGAGCGATTCGT
Encoded proteins:
- the uca gene encoding urea carboxylase — its product is MFSKVLIANRGEIACRVIRTLKKMGIGSVAVYTGADTDSLHVSLADEAYYIGHGVASESYLDAAKILDIAKQSGAEAVHPGYGFLSENAAFASACEAAGIAFIGPRTEHMEKFGLKHTARALAEANNVPLLPGSSLLADLDEAKSEAVRIGYPVMLKSTAGGGGIGMQLCFDEAQLLSAYDSVKRLSENNFSDGGMFLEKYVAHARHIEVQVFGDGEGFVATLGDRDCSVQRRNQKVIEETPAPLISDETREALYTAARDLTASVAYRSAGTVEFVYDTDSGAFYFLEVNTRLQVEHGITEEVTGVDLVEWMIRTAAGENPALYNYVHAPQGHAIQVRVYAEDPMKNFQPSSGVLTNVAFADGIRCDTFIETGLEVSSFYDPMIAKLIVKGSDRSDALAKIGSAIAQTRIDGIETNLRYLGAIVASDVFEQGKQTTKYLDGFSFTPNSIDVLRPGTQTTIQDYPGRSGYWDIGVPPSGPFDGFSFRYANRLVGNSEAAAGLEIAIAGPTLRFNTDSVVALCGAQIDASIDNEPVGMNEALAVKAGSVLKLKKIHNEGFRTYLAVRGGFDVPEYLGSRSTFTLGQFGGHAGRTLVPGDVLHIDTMTENDAATVPATPRHGYENRWEIGVLYGPHGAPDFFTDEDIETFFKTEWEIHYNSNRTGVRLIGPKPQWARTDGGEAGLHPSNIHDNAYAIGAVDFTGDMPVILGPDGPSLGGFVCPVTIVSAELWKMGQLRAGDKVKFVPVEHDTAMEMLKAQEEAIATLCTYDERPFLDPKPIGSPILFADEAKGDLPAMVIRQSGDANLLVEYGEMQLDIELRFRAHVLMEAMKEESFEGVTDITPGIRSLQVHFDPKACDRAALIERLKEIELTLPSIDDIEVPARVVHLPLSWDDESTRVAIDKYMKTVRPDAPWCPSNIEFIRRINGLDSIDEVKKIVFGANYLVMGLGDVYLGAPVATPLDPRHRLVTTKYNPARTWTPENAVGIGGAYMCVYGMEGPGGYQFVGRTVQMWNRHRQTADFKEGKPWLLRFFDQIKFYEVSAEELHKMREDFPRGRMKLEVEETTFSLKAYKDFLSENEASIKAFKTTQQNAFDEERAMWERTGLANFTSESGEVKAETMEVIALGEHDEAVESPVQGSLWKVMAKLGDTVEEGEVLAIAESMKMEVDIEAPEAGKIVKVLCHEGESVHAGKMLFVIEPQE
- a CDS encoding sugar phosphate isomerase/epimerase family protein, whose amino-acid sequence is MELQRYKTMWGFTGDFETACAEALAAGFDGIEGPAPESSSQRAYWKACLEKYGLHYIAEAVTGGDYVPRRDLGVEGHLDDLNAILARSAELSPRFVTCIGGLDAWSEAESLRFFKEGMKLAERYGLQISFETHRSRSLFNPWVTRRIVEALPAISLTADISHWCVVCERQMDSERETIEAIAPNVKHIHARVGYDQGPQVPHPAAPEYAYALEAHQAAWERFWEAQYHRGFAISTMTPEFGPDGYLHTLPFTQAPVADLWELNQWMGDTERLHFQRHMAKAAA
- a CDS encoding DMT family transporter, which gives rise to MRSHLPVVVLLGASVLWGLTWLPLKQINSMGIDGIALTMGAYGILALLLTPVLMAQFSQWREHKRAMGMILLFGGGANLAFTYALINGEVIRVMVLFYLLPVWGVLGGKFFLREGVDLWRWLGAALAVTGAFVILGGFDALSGAPSWIDLIALLSGLLFAMNNLVFRAAAAVPVASKITVMFYGCLILAGALLGLGVEQLPYDAAPEAWFALAAYALLWLLLANIGSQWGVTHMEAGRSSIIIIMELITAVISATLIAGERMDAMEMIGGVLILAAALIEALRTKEDDLPETTI
- the atzF gene encoding allophanate hydrolase yields the protein MTISQLLNDYKNGTTTPRDVMANIRAQIAEHAENPIFIHALSEAELEPYLQRLEGVSPDALPLYGIPFAIKDNIDLAGIPTTAACPAFSYIPEASAFVVAQLIEAGAIPVGKTNLDQFATGLVGTRSPYGACRNSIDPAYISGGSSSGSAISVALEMAAFSLGTDTAGSGRVPAAFNNLVGVKPSKGVLSTSGVVPACRSLDCVSIFALNTEDAKAVFDIACAFDAADPYSRKMPKTGGTAEKTMRFAVPLPSQLKFFGDSEAEALFNAAVARFESMGYTAVETDFSPMLDAANLLYSGPWVAERYIATKQIMDETPEQVLDVTRSIIEQGRDKSAEAYFNAEYRLKAYKRHSEQMLEGTDFALTPTTGTIYTIEAVNADPVQLNTNLGYYTNFMNLLDFAAYAVPAGFRPNGLPFGVTLFGDAFEDRRLMDVGEAFVAEAPRG
- a CDS encoding allophanate hydrolase-related protein, coding for MAKTIEIAVCGAHMRGLPLNHQLTELDATFVTATSTVKGYRLFDVPEKVPPRPGMVRDSEAQSSVTLEVWSMPLEHFGAFMVQIASPLCIGTVQLEDGSDVYGFLCEADALKGAEEITAFGGWREYLASTPR
- a CDS encoding class III extradiol ring-cleavage dioxygenase — encoded protein: MALNDSKHMRVLYLSHGGGPMPLLGDRGHDEMVITLKRIAAMIAKPSAIIVVSAHWETITPTITHGSTPELIYDYYGFPDEAYDITYPAPGAPALADELHWSLQQHGIESILDDDRGFDHGLFVPLKIMYPDADIPCIQLSLVKGLEPAAHLHMGEALASLSHDNILVIGSGFSFHNMNAFFTPSRERTDKNDAFKRWLIKTCSDKALIESERSERLINWEHAPYARYCHPRAEHLLPLHVCYGATGRACDSVFEAEILGVSSAMFLWS
- the tgt gene encoding tRNA guanosine(34) transglycosylase Tgt; this translates as MTFTLEATSGNARAATIETAHSTIQTPVFMPVGTVGSVKSLDMQDMAELLGAKIILANTYHMYLRPGDDSVAKLGGLHKFTTYPNSFLTDSGGFQAFSLSDISKADANGIEFRSHIDGSKHYFTPEKVLDIQYNLGSDIMMILDDLVALPATRERIALSIDRTTQWAKQSIDYHRRKQQEGIGVNQNIFAIIQGGIDKEFRAKSATELCALDYDGFAIGGLSVGESNADMYDTVAHTLQYMPTDKPRYLMGVGTPEDLIENIDRGVDMFDCVMPTRNARNATLFTSFGKINIKAARYKYDEAPVDDACDCYTCRRYSRAYLNHLYRAKELTYFRLASIHNLHYYLNLMRQAREAILEGRWSDFKAEFYRKREG